From Dehalococcoidia bacterium, one genomic window encodes:
- a CDS encoding TetR/AcrR family transcriptional regulator, with the protein MDSMIKKPKNQRTNIIDESIKLFLWKGYHATSMDDISASVGLKKGSIYHYFTGKEAILRQCVLMPLQSALSLIKEVVEKESSPVEKLRQAIQIQIQIVHDHPELFIAVQENFDLFEPELRDEVLRLQTEYEKLFQTVVTKGIESGEFRADLSPRIVSYGILGMCNWMFRWYRKDGVLTSSQIADQFFSLLAGGILCNPQLSSPRDIMKRGFTDRGDPTAP; encoded by the coding sequence ATGGACAGCATGATTAAAAAGCCGAAAAATCAAAGGACCAACATAATAGATGAATCCATCAAACTGTTTCTCTGGAAGGGCTATCATGCCACAAGCATGGATGATATTAGCGCTTCGGTCGGGCTGAAAAAAGGCAGCATCTACCATTATTTCACAGGAAAAGAAGCCATACTCCGCCAGTGCGTTTTGATGCCGTTACAGTCTGCTTTGTCTTTGATTAAAGAGGTTGTCGAAAAGGAATCCTCCCCGGTGGAAAAGCTACGGCAAGCGATCCAGATACAGATTCAGATAGTTCACGATCACCCCGAGCTTTTCATAGCGGTGCAGGAGAATTTTGACCTATTTGAACCTGAGTTGCGAGATGAGGTTCTCCGACTACAGACCGAGTATGAAAAGCTGTTTCAGACGGTTGTAACCAAGGGGATCGAGAGTGGGGAATTCCGCGCGGACCTGAGCCCGAGAATCGTGTCTTATGGAATCTTGGGTATGTGCAACTGGATGTTCAGGTGGTACAGGAAAGATGGAGTGTTGACTTCCTCTCAAATCGCCGATCAGTTCTTTTCGCTTTTGGCCGGCGGAATACTGTGTAATCCCCAATTGTCGTCCCCAAGGGATATCATGAAGCGCGGATTTACCGATCGTGGTGATCCCACCGCCCCATGA